A DNA window from Comamonas sp. 26 contains the following coding sequences:
- a CDS encoding nucleoside recognition domain-containing protein, producing the protein MLNALWLGFFLVAAVAALAQWLVGGQAEVFSAMVQALFSMAKLSVEVMVLLFGTLTLWLGFLRIAEKAGVVEWLAKVLGPLFSKLMPEVPRGHPALGLITLNFAANGLGLDNAATPMGLKAMRSLQELNPRPDTATNAQILFLVLNASSLTLLPVTIFMYRMQQGAADPTLVFLPILLATSASTLVGLISVALVQRLPIFSPVVLAYLLPLALALAAFMAFLATLSAAALSHLSSLMGNLTLFALIVLFVGLGAWRKVAVYDSFIEGAKEGFDVAKGLLPYLVAMLCAVGVFRASGALEYALSGIRWVVHAVGMDARFVDALPTALVKPFSGSAARAMLIETMQSQGVDSFAALVAATIQGSTETTFYVLAVYFGAVGIQRARHAVPCALLAELAGVVAAIVVCYQFFG; encoded by the coding sequence ATGCTCAATGCCTTGTGGCTAGGATTTTTCTTGGTAGCAGCTGTCGCTGCTTTGGCGCAGTGGCTGGTGGGCGGGCAAGCCGAAGTTTTCTCGGCCATGGTGCAAGCCCTGTTTTCCATGGCCAAACTCTCGGTCGAGGTGATGGTGCTGCTGTTTGGCACGCTCACGCTGTGGCTGGGCTTTTTGCGCATTGCTGAAAAAGCCGGCGTGGTCGAATGGCTGGCCAAGGTGCTGGGTCCGCTTTTTTCCAAACTGATGCCCGAGGTCCCGCGCGGCCACCCAGCGCTGGGGCTGATTACGCTGAATTTTGCCGCCAACGGGCTGGGGCTGGATAACGCCGCCACGCCAATGGGCCTCAAAGCCATGCGCTCCCTGCAAGAGCTCAACCCGCGCCCGGACACCGCAACCAATGCGCAGATTCTGTTTCTGGTGCTCAACGCCTCCTCGCTCACCCTGCTGCCTGTCACCATCTTCATGTACCGCATGCAGCAAGGTGCGGCAGACCCGACCCTGGTCTTTCTGCCCATCTTGCTGGCCACCTCGGCCTCCACACTGGTGGGCCTGATCAGCGTCGCCTTAGTGCAGCGCCTGCCCATCTTCAGCCCCGTGGTGCTGGCCTATCTGCTGCCTCTGGCGTTGGCACTGGCGGCCTTCATGGCGTTTCTGGCCACGCTCAGCGCGGCGGCTCTGTCGCATCTTTCATCGTTAATGGGCAACCTCACGCTGTTTGCGCTGATCGTGCTGTTTGTGGGGCTGGGCGCATGGCGCAAAGTGGCTGTGTATGACAGCTTTATCGAAGGCGCCAAGGAAGGCTTTGATGTGGCCAAGGGCCTGCTGCCTTATCTGGTAGCAATGCTCTGCGCCGTAGGCGTGTTTCGCGCATCGGGAGCGCTGGAATATGCGCTGTCAGGCATTCGCTGGGTCGTGCATGCCGTGGGCATGGACGCCCGCTTTGTCGACGCCCTTCCCACCGCGCTGGTCAAACCGTTTTCGGGCAGCGCCGCCCGCGCCATGCTGATCGAGACCATGCAAAGCCAGGGCGTAGACAGTTTTGCCGCGCTGGTCGCCGCCACCATTCAGGGCAGCACCGAAACCACCTTCTACGTGCTGGCCGTGTACTTTGGTGCCGTAGGCATTCAGCGCGCCCGCCACGCCGTTCCCTGCGCGCTGCTGGCCGAACTGGCGGGCGTGGTCGCTGCCATTGTGGTTTGCTATCAATTTTTTGGTTAA
- a CDS encoding N-methyl-D-aspartate receptor NMDAR2C subunit → MNTEPISLFQTSWQRCWAALGLMPPADLQQRLLAAYAQPQRHYHTHQHLAECLVHFDAVWQQTQRPGEMAIALWFHDAIYEVKGKDNELCSAQWAVQALKDCGAADETCQRVHALIMATCHTATPADAYTEADAKLLVDIDLAILGASPERFAEYDAQVAAEYAWVPRLVYRFKRKQVLNSFLQRDAIYLTPHFHQLLEAQARRNLSQS, encoded by the coding sequence ATGAACACAGAGCCCATATCCCTGTTTCAGACCTCATGGCAGCGCTGCTGGGCCGCTCTGGGCCTGATGCCACCCGCTGATTTGCAGCAGCGCCTTCTGGCCGCCTATGCCCAGCCTCAGCGCCACTATCACACCCACCAGCATCTGGCCGAATGCCTGGTGCACTTTGATGCGGTCTGGCAGCAGACGCAGCGCCCCGGCGAAATGGCAATTGCGCTGTGGTTTCACGATGCCATCTACGAAGTCAAGGGCAAGGACAACGAGCTGTGCAGCGCTCAATGGGCTGTGCAGGCGCTCAAAGACTGCGGTGCAGCGGATGAAACCTGTCAGCGTGTGCATGCCCTCATCATGGCCACCTGCCACACTGCGACACCTGCCGATGCATACACGGAAGCCGATGCCAAGCTGCTGGTCGACATAGATCTCGCCATTCTGGGCGCCAGCCCAGAGCGCTTTGCCGAGTACGACGCGCAAGTCGCCGCCGAATACGCCTGGGTGCCACGGCTGGTCTATCGCTTCAAGCGCAAGCAGGTGCTTAACAGCTTTTTGCAGCGCGATGCCATTTACCTCACGCCGCACTTTCACCAACTGCTAGAGGCACAGGCCCGTCGCAATCTGAGTCAGAGCTGA
- a CDS encoding flavin reductase family protein gives MTEIDFSLLDTYARYKLMASLIVPRPIALVTTLGPDGTVNAAPFSMFNMMGEDPPVVMLSINKVQDAAQKDTASNILRTGEFVVHITDEAMAAAMHRCGDRLPPEHSELLHTGLTATPSQSVKPPRIAEAPVAFECVLHETLETESRYVFIGRVQWLAVREGLVDTEKWRVRLQDFFPVGRFGASFYVNCRDRFAIEAHEGMAAAQSGAASTVIDEM, from the coding sequence ATGACAGAGATCGATTTTTCCCTGCTCGACACCTATGCCCGCTACAAGCTGATGGCCAGCCTGATCGTGCCGCGCCCGATTGCGCTGGTCACCACGCTGGGGCCCGATGGAACGGTGAACGCCGCGCCTTTCAGCATGTTCAACATGATGGGCGAGGACCCGCCGGTAGTGATGCTCAGCATCAACAAGGTGCAGGATGCGGCGCAAAAAGACACGGCCAGCAATATCTTGCGTACGGGTGAATTTGTGGTGCATATCACCGACGAGGCCATGGCCGCCGCCATGCACCGCTGTGGCGACCGTCTGCCGCCAGAGCACAGCGAGTTGCTGCATACGGGGCTGACAGCTACGCCATCACAAAGCGTGAAGCCGCCGCGCATTGCTGAGGCACCAGTCGCCTTTGAATGCGTGCTGCACGAGACGCTGGAGACGGAAAGCCGCTATGTCTTTATCGGCCGCGTGCAATGGCTGGCCGTGCGCGAAGGGCTGGTGGATACCGAAAAATGGCGCGTACGCCTGCAAGACTTCTTCCCCGTGGGGCGCTTTGGTGCCAGCTTTTACGTCAACTGCCGTGATCGCTTCGCGATTGAAGCGCATGAGGGCATGGCCGCCGCACAGAGCGGTGCGGCAAGCACAGTGATCGACGAGATGTGA
- a CDS encoding ABC transporter substrate-binding protein, with amino-acid sequence MRKRFFLQAAAAAMAMTWGHAQAAETPLKFQLDWRFEGPAALFVHPEQKGYFKQAGLDVNVEAASGAGAIQRVASGTHDLGFADLAALMEFHANNPDAPIKPVAIMVIYNTTPASVMALKKSGITKASDLTGKKLGAPIFDAGRRTFPIFAQANGVGDVQWSTMDPQLRETMLARGDLDAVTGYTFTSLLNLEARGIKREDVVVLPYATHGVQLYGNVIIASPKLIAEKPEAVRAFLKAFARGAKEGIANPEAAIASMKAKDGLVNAPLEVKRLKLTIETAIDSAGARAEGFGQLRTERLQAMAEQVSKAYATKNPVPARAVWNGSFLPSAAELDILPKR; translated from the coding sequence ATGCGCAAACGATTTTTTCTGCAAGCCGCCGCAGCCGCCATGGCCATGACCTGGGGCCACGCTCAGGCGGCAGAAACGCCTCTCAAATTTCAGTTGGACTGGCGCTTTGAAGGGCCTGCAGCCCTCTTCGTGCATCCCGAGCAAAAAGGCTATTTCAAGCAAGCAGGTCTGGATGTGAATGTGGAAGCGGCCAGCGGCGCAGGCGCCATTCAGCGTGTAGCGTCTGGCACGCATGATCTGGGTTTTGCCGACTTGGCGGCGCTGATGGAGTTTCACGCCAACAACCCCGACGCCCCCATCAAGCCCGTGGCCATCATGGTGATCTACAACACCACGCCTGCGTCCGTCATGGCGCTCAAAAAATCCGGCATCACCAAGGCCTCAGACCTGACGGGCAAGAAGCTGGGAGCCCCCATTTTTGATGCGGGTCGCCGCACCTTCCCCATCTTTGCGCAAGCCAATGGTGTGGGCGATGTGCAGTGGAGCACCATGGACCCGCAGCTGCGCGAAACCATGCTGGCGCGTGGCGATCTGGATGCCGTGACGGGCTACACCTTCACCAGCCTGCTCAACCTGGAAGCGCGTGGCATCAAGCGCGAGGATGTGGTGGTACTGCCCTATGCCACCCACGGCGTACAGCTCTACGGCAATGTGATCATCGCCAGCCCCAAACTGATTGCCGAAAAGCCCGAGGCTGTGCGCGCCTTCCTCAAAGCCTTTGCCCGTGGCGCGAAGGAAGGCATTGCCAACCCCGAAGCGGCCATTGCCTCCATGAAGGCCAAGGACGGACTGGTTAACGCGCCGCTGGAAGTCAAACGCCTGAAACTGACCATAGAGACCGCCATTGACAGCGCGGGTGCACGCGCTGAAGGTTTTGGCCAGCTGCGCACAGAGCGCCTGCAAGCCATGGCCGAGCAGGTCTCCAAGGCCTATGCCACCAAGAACCCCGTGCCTGCACGTGCCGTGTGGAATGGCAGCTTTTTACCCAGTGCGGCAGAGCTGGATATCTTGCCCAAGCGTTAA
- a CDS encoding NADP-dependent isocitrate dehydrogenase: MSTQQPTIIYTLTDEAPRLATSAFLPVIRAFAAPAGINVETSDISLSGRILGEFPEFLTEAQRAPNNLAALGKLTLTPEANIIKLPNISASVGQLQEAIKELQGKGYALPDFPENPATDAEKDIKARYSKCIGSAVNPVLREGNSDRRAPAAVKNYAKKHPHSMGEWKQWSQTHVSHMDKGDFYHGEKSMTLDKACEVKMVLETKSGQSIVLKDKVKLQAAEVIDSMFMSKKALCDFYEKEIEDCKEAGILFSLHVKATMMKVSHPIVFGHCVRIFYKEAFEKHGKLFDQLGVNVNNGMADLYAKIEKLPSSQREEIIRDLHKCQEDRPRLAMVDSAKGITNFHSPNDVIVDASMPAMIRVGGQMWAADGKPYDCKAVMPESTFARIYQEVINFCKWHGNFDPKTMGTVPNVGLMAQKAEEYGSHDKTFEIAEDGVANIVDTATGEVLMSQNVEAGDIWRMCQVKDAPVRDWVKLAVTRARNSGMPAVFWLDPYRPHEAELIKKVQTYLKEYDTTGLEIHILSQVRAMRYTLERVARGLDTISVTGNILRDYLTDLFPILELGTSAKMLSIVPLMAGGGMYETGAGGSAPKHVQQLVEENHLRWDSLGEFLALAVSFEDLGIKEGNARAKLLAKTLDEATGKLLDEDKSPSRRTGELDNRGSQFYIALYWAQALAAQTEDAELAAKFATLAKTLADNEAKIVAEMKEVQGKAVDIGGYYMPDVAKLDAVMRPSATFNAAIAAA, translated from the coding sequence ATGAGTACGCAGCAACCCACCATCATCTATACCTTGACTGACGAGGCTCCTCGTCTGGCCACCAGCGCATTTCTGCCTGTGATCCGCGCTTTTGCGGCGCCTGCTGGCATCAATGTGGAAACCAGCGACATCTCGCTGTCCGGCCGTATCCTGGGCGAGTTCCCCGAATTCCTGACAGAAGCACAGCGCGCTCCCAACAATCTGGCTGCGCTGGGCAAGCTGACGCTGACGCCTGAAGCCAACATCATCAAGCTGCCTAATATCTCGGCATCTGTGGGCCAGCTGCAAGAGGCCATCAAGGAGCTGCAAGGCAAGGGCTACGCTCTGCCTGACTTCCCTGAGAACCCCGCTACCGACGCAGAAAAAGACATCAAGGCTCGCTACAGCAAGTGCATCGGCTCTGCCGTGAACCCCGTGCTGCGCGAAGGTAACTCTGACCGCCGCGCTCCTGCTGCTGTGAAGAACTACGCCAAGAAGCACCCCCATTCGATGGGCGAGTGGAAGCAGTGGTCGCAGACCCACGTGTCCCACATGGATAAGGGCGACTTCTACCACGGTGAAAAGTCCATGACTCTGGACAAGGCCTGTGAAGTCAAGATGGTGCTGGAAACTAAGTCCGGCCAATCCATTGTTCTGAAGGACAAGGTCAAGCTGCAGGCTGCAGAAGTGATCGATTCCATGTTCATGAGCAAGAAGGCGCTGTGCGACTTCTATGAAAAGGAAATCGAAGACTGCAAGGAAGCCGGCATTCTGTTCTCGCTGCACGTCAAGGCCACGATGATGAAGGTGTCCCACCCCATCGTGTTCGGTCACTGTGTGCGCATCTTCTACAAGGAAGCCTTCGAGAAGCACGGCAAGCTGTTTGACCAGCTGGGCGTGAACGTGAACAACGGCATGGCCGACCTGTACGCCAAGATCGAAAAGCTGCCTTCGTCGCAGCGTGAAGAGATCATCCGTGACTTGCACAAGTGCCAGGAAGATCGTCCTCGTCTGGCCATGGTTGACTCTGCCAAGGGCATCACCAACTTCCACTCGCCCAACGACGTGATCGTTGACGCATCTATGCCTGCCATGATCCGCGTGGGCGGTCAGATGTGGGCTGCTGATGGCAAGCCTTACGACTGCAAGGCCGTGATGCCTGAGTCCACCTTCGCCCGTATCTACCAAGAAGTGATCAATTTCTGCAAGTGGCACGGCAACTTCGACCCCAAGACAATGGGCACCGTGCCCAACGTGGGTCTGATGGCTCAGAAGGCTGAAGAGTACGGCTCGCACGACAAGACTTTCGAAATCGCCGAAGACGGCGTGGCCAACATCGTTGACACCGCCACTGGCGAAGTGCTGATGAGCCAGAACGTCGAAGCTGGCGACATCTGGCGTATGTGCCAGGTCAAGGATGCACCCGTGCGCGACTGGGTGAAGCTGGCCGTGACCCGTGCCCGCAACTCCGGTATGCCTGCCGTGTTCTGGCTGGACCCCTACCGTCCCCACGAAGCCGAGCTGATCAAGAAGGTGCAAACCTACTTGAAGGAATACGACACCACGGGTCTGGAAATCCACATCCTGTCGCAAGTGCGCGCCATGCGCTACACGTTGGAGCGTGTGGCTCGTGGTCTGGACACCATCTCGGTGACCGGCAACATTCTGCGTGACTACCTGACCGACCTGTTCCCCATCCTGGAACTGGGTACTTCGGCCAAGATGCTCTCCATCGTGCCTTTGATGGCAGGTGGCGGCATGTACGAAACCGGTGCTGGCGGCTCCGCTCCCAAGCATGTACAGCAACTAGTGGAGGAAAACCACCTGCGCTGGGACTCGCTGGGTGAATTCCTGGCCCTGGCCGTCTCGTTCGAAGACCTGGGCATCAAGGAAGGCAACGCGCGCGCCAAGCTGCTGGCCAAGACTTTGGACGAAGCCACTGGCAAGCTGCTGGACGAAGACAAGTCGCCTTCGCGCCGCACTGGTGAGCTGGACAACCGTGGCTCGCAGTTCTACATCGCTCTGTACTGGGCTCAGGCTCTGGCCGCTCAGACCGAAGACGCAGAACTGGCTGCCAAGTTCGCCACTCTGGCCAAGACGCTGGCCGACAACGAAGCCAAGATCGTGGCTGAGATGAAGGAAGTGCAAGGCAAGGCTGTCGATATCGGCGGCTACTACATGCCCGACGTCGCCAAGCTGGACGCAGTGATGCGCCCCAGCGCCACCTTCAACGCCGCTATCGCAGCCGCGTAA
- a CDS encoding DUF4145 domain-containing protein, which yields MNRQNIKRKMSDVELCIALAPEAGDDYRLAIQVMTAFPDYAKTKFRIVIEHLIVTLAKKFKVDIENLDLYSSINELYECQIIDRSLRTDLHAIRLLGNEVVHAKLTKKHTSDASVEPSKDSGAGDLKSTVAARKTLLGIFESVFLLINKSEELPEITIVEVGDITSQQTLWKAVSSIDFEAKMAAGLILEAQSLAPIPQGVLIIARSEDAHRKTTRKMAAELYWAACVISARVDRLTLVEIGQRGGEDACLFSFANTEALYRYSLLTVDLAEGEEHQRRGVKALEVAAKRGYAAACAQYGDFLRDKGQFGEAFELLSNSLAKGEISCHAGLGLLYLEKDYSDYSQKLAEQCFENGIASGSSHCEYLLGRFLYEGKELEQDKERGKALLKSAADAGHATASHYSALMVDDKLVKHVQGAFKQLYKKLKILQEPQVQKVRSGVTKQGRNDPCACMSGLKHKKCCGA from the coding sequence ATGAATCGCCAGAATATCAAACGCAAGATGTCCGATGTTGAGCTTTGTATTGCGCTCGCGCCCGAAGCTGGGGACGATTACCGCCTCGCTATACAAGTAATGACGGCATTTCCAGACTATGCCAAAACCAAGTTCAGGATCGTAATCGAGCACTTGATAGTGACTCTGGCCAAGAAATTCAAAGTTGATATTGAAAACCTTGACCTGTACAGCAGTATCAATGAGCTGTATGAGTGCCAAATCATTGACCGTAGTTTGCGCACTGATCTGCACGCGATCCGATTGCTTGGAAATGAAGTTGTACATGCCAAGCTAACGAAAAAGCATACATCTGACGCCTCCGTGGAACCCAGCAAGGATTCCGGGGCAGGAGATTTGAAAAGTACAGTTGCTGCCAGAAAAACGCTTCTCGGTATTTTTGAGAGTGTTTTTCTCCTGATAAATAAAAGTGAGGAGCTACCTGAAATCACCATTGTGGAGGTTGGCGACATCACCAGTCAGCAAACACTTTGGAAGGCCGTCTCATCTATAGACTTTGAGGCCAAGATGGCCGCGGGACTGATTCTTGAGGCTCAGTCGTTGGCTCCGATACCCCAGGGAGTCCTTATCATTGCGCGTAGTGAGGACGCACACAGGAAAACGACCCGAAAAATGGCTGCAGAACTGTATTGGGCAGCTTGTGTGATCAGTGCCAGAGTAGACAGACTGACACTGGTAGAAATTGGACAAAGGGGCGGAGAGGATGCCTGCCTGTTTAGTTTCGCAAACACAGAGGCCTTGTACCGATATTCTCTGCTCACCGTTGACCTAGCAGAAGGTGAAGAACACCAACGGCGCGGCGTGAAAGCCTTGGAGGTCGCTGCAAAGAGGGGGTATGCCGCTGCTTGTGCGCAGTACGGTGATTTTTTACGAGATAAAGGGCAGTTCGGCGAGGCCTTTGAGCTTTTGTCCAACTCATTGGCGAAAGGGGAAATTTCGTGTCATGCAGGGCTGGGGCTTCTGTATCTTGAAAAAGACTACTCTGACTATTCGCAGAAGTTGGCAGAACAATGCTTTGAGAATGGCATTGCAAGTGGATCTAGCCACTGCGAGTACCTTCTTGGCCGCTTTCTCTATGAGGGCAAAGAGTTAGAGCAAGACAAAGAGCGTGGAAAAGCGCTGCTGAAGTCCGCTGCTGATGCGGGACATGCAACAGCTTCGCACTATTCTGCATTGATGGTTGATGACAAATTAGTTAAGCATGTGCAGGGTGCGTTTAAGCAGTTGTACAAGAAACTGAAAATATTGCAGGAGCCGCAAGTCCAGAAGGTACGCTCGGGTGTAACAAAGCAAGGTCGCAATGACCCATGCGCTTGTATGTCAGGCTTGAAGCATAAGAAATGCTGCGGTGCTTGA
- a CDS encoding H-NS family nucleoid-associated regulatory protein, translating to MSTHSYKELLAQREALEQQIAAARKAEVADAVKKIKDLVEAFGLTQDDIFSTGKQKQKSETRSVPPKYRDPVTGQTWTGRGKPPTWIKDQDRSQFEI from the coding sequence ATGAGTACACATTCGTACAAGGAATTGTTGGCGCAACGCGAAGCTCTTGAACAGCAGATTGCCGCTGCTCGCAAGGCTGAAGTCGCAGATGCGGTGAAAAAAATCAAGGACTTAGTCGAAGCTTTCGGACTGACACAGGACGATATCTTCTCGACAGGAAAGCAAAAACAAAAAAGCGAGACTCGCTCAGTCCCCCCTAAGTACCGTGACCCAGTCACAGGCCAAACTTGGACTGGCCGAGGAAAACCTCCGACCTGGATCAAAGATCAAGACCGTTCTCAGTTTGAGATTTAA
- a CDS encoding DNA adenine methylase — translation MTNPIVPWIGGKRRLVDMLLKRFPAHSCYVEVFAGGAAVYFARHPADVEVLNDVNGDLVNLYRVVTHHLEEFVRQFKWALTSRQVFKWLQETRTETLTDIQRAARFFYLQQQSFGGKVAGQTFGTATTAPAINLLRIEENLSAAHLRMAGGTYIEQLDWASCIDRYDRAHTLFYMDPPYWETEGYGVPFEWEQYEQMAKKLKAIKGKAVISINDHPAIRECFKDFEMEALKLDYTVGGGANRVERGELVIYSWAKSEEPAGLF, via the coding sequence ATGACAAACCCAATCGTCCCCTGGATCGGGGGCAAACGCCGCCTGGTCGACATGCTCCTGAAGCGCTTTCCAGCCCATAGCTGCTATGTCGAGGTCTTTGCTGGTGGGGCGGCAGTCTACTTTGCCCGCCACCCAGCCGATGTCGAAGTCCTCAATGACGTCAACGGAGACCTGGTCAACCTCTACAGAGTGGTCACCCACCACCTGGAAGAATTTGTGAGGCAGTTCAAGTGGGCCTTGACCAGCAGACAGGTCTTTAAATGGCTGCAGGAGACCCGGACCGAGACCTTGACGGACATTCAGAGAGCTGCCAGATTCTTCTATCTTCAGCAGCAAAGCTTTGGAGGCAAGGTGGCTGGCCAGACTTTCGGCACGGCGACAACGGCCCCGGCCATCAATCTGCTGCGGATCGAGGAGAACCTGTCAGCGGCTCACCTGCGCATGGCAGGCGGCACCTACATAGAACAGCTCGACTGGGCCAGCTGTATCGATCGCTACGACCGAGCCCACACGCTCTTTTATATGGATCCACCATATTGGGAGACTGAGGGCTATGGCGTGCCTTTCGAGTGGGAACAGTATGAACAGATGGCCAAGAAGCTCAAGGCGATCAAAGGCAAGGCCGTCATCAGCATCAACGACCATCCAGCCATCCGTGAATGCTTTAAAGACTTCGAGATGGAGGCTTTAAAACTGGACTATACGGTTGGTGGTGGCGCGAATCGGGTAGAGCGAGGGGAGCTTGTGATTTACAGCTGGGCTAAAAGCGAGGAGCCAGCGGGTCTGTTTTGA
- a CDS encoding Com family DNA-binding transcriptional regulator produces the protein MDEIRCGSCRKKLGEGVFQRLNIKCPRCGAFNQLSAQSATPEPQRGPTAETYDKPNRPLDRGQTPPGRHAPEALSSP, from the coding sequence ATGGACGAAATCCGCTGCGGCAGCTGCCGCAAAAAGTTAGGTGAGGGCGTATTCCAGCGCCTGAACATCAAGTGCCCCCGATGTGGGGCCTTCAATCAGCTGAGCGCCCAGAGCGCCACACCAGAGCCCCAGCGAGGGCCGACAGCTGAAACTTATGACAAACCCAATCGTCCCCTGGATCGGGGGCAAACGCCGCCTGGTCGACATGCTCCTGAAGCGCTTTCCAGCCCATAG